The following nucleotide sequence is from Geotrypetes seraphini chromosome 10, aGeoSer1.1, whole genome shotgun sequence.
aaaggaaacaaggcaagggaaagaaagggggagtgATGGAAAGAGGTGTGGGAAAGGAGGAAGATTGCTGAAAATGAGCAAGAAGAAGATAAAGGGTGGACAGAAGGAGGTGGGAGGAAAATTGTTGAggatgagagagaggaaggagaagagTTAGAAAGAAATGtgagagaggaaaagagaaaggaagggaggccaaGAGACGGAAAGGAAAAGAAGcgtgagagatagagaaagacagaggaagggacaaagagaggatgaaaaaaagaagaaagaacgaGACAGAAGGAGTGGAGTGGAAATGGGAGGGACAATGAAAGGGGGGAGGAGAAAACGAGATAGGAAGATAGAGGAtttgaaagaagaaaggagagacagaggaggaaaaggacatatgggaaggagaaagggaagaacctgtaaaagaaagagagagaaggagaacagagagagagagagttgtggGAGGGCCAGAGGGTCAATATAATGGAGACAcagagagggaggaaagaagtatgagggaaatggaaaggaagaCCAGGAGAGACAGCCACTCAGTTGGGAGGAGAAGGGGAGCATGTGTGACGCTAACCCcaatgtctcccttctcccccttcctctATTCTGCAGGGACCCCCATGGCACTGAAGCTCCTGCCCAAATCCAGCACTGACCTCCGCAATTTCCTCTATGAGTACTGCATTGCCCTTTTCCTCTCGGCCCACCCCAACATCATCAGTATGTTTGGCATTGCCTTTGAGTCTGTTGACCACTATGGGTTCCTCTATGAAGCTGCCCTACAGAGCGATCTTATCTCCATCATCAAACCGAGGGTGAGTACGGGGCCCACTCCCAACAGTGACCCAGGAGTTTTGGAGAAAGGCCAGTAACCAGGTTTAGACTGATGGAGACCccctacttagggttaccatatggctccagaaaaaggaggacggattgtggAAGTAAAACGCCCATCGAACTTAAATCCGTCCCGATACAGAATGTTCCAACTATTAAGTTACTAGAGGTTGTCTTCGACGGGAAATTATCTATTCACGATCAAATCAGCTCCGTGGTTCGGGAACGTTTCTACAGTTTACGTACAATACGGTCATTCACCAAGCTGTTTGATTCTTCTTCGCTAAACacccttaaataaataaatattcattctTTAGTTATCTCATGTCTGGACTATAGTAACGCCCTATACAACGGAATCACCAAGAAAGAAATCAGACGCTTACAAATTGTCCAGAATACTTCCATAAAAAtcatattaaaagcaagaaggtttgaccatgtcacccctctacTGATTAAAGCCCATTGGTTACCCATTGAACACCAAATAACATACAAGATTCTGCTATTGACCTTCAAAACTAGAGTTGCTGGTCAGCCAAAATTTAATAGACTCTTAATTCCACTTTCTTCTCAGCATTCTCTCTAGTCTTCTAACCAAAGCTTGCTCTCAATTCCCTCACTAAGACACATTAATACCATGAGAACTATCATCTTTTCCGTCGCTGCCCCCACCCTTTGGAACTCAGCTCCCAATCACTTAAGAGAGATTAATCCTTAGACATTTTCAAATCTagcctaaaaacattcctgtttaaagatgcttttgaattttgatcgtccttttaaggatgttttacaAATATGCTAGACCTGCCCTTAAGCTGGTCTTTCTCTTTTCCCTACCTTTCAATTTTTCGTTTTTTGCTCTTTTCTATCCAAattttgtagttcctccccttctCCCTTCGTACCAGTCAGTTATTTTGTCTATTAAATGCTTCATTTTTGTCTGTTGTAGGTTTTgatgtattatttattttaatgtttccCCTTTGTAAAACCGCCttgaataaatttgaaacttgaaacttaaaacctggatgttttaatccgggtctccaacagggagcacctaactgggcctccgcatatgcggatcgccggactagatggacctaggtctgatccggtgaaggcgtttcttatgttcatcttcctttttctggagccatatggtaacctacCCATACTAGCTCAGCTAAGGAAGTCATTACTTTTGGTCCATGAGAGTCTTTATGTACAGCTGTTGGGCTTGGGGAAGGATTGGCCATCTTCAATAGAGAGCAACACAACTGTCCACAGTCACTTTGTCTAGGGTTGTGAGATGCAATGGCATTTTTAACTGACTAAACAACTTTTACTGGTGCCAGATGGTCCACTCACACTGTCCTCTTTCAGGAAGGGATCCCCGAGGAGGCCGCCAAGCTATGCACCAAGCAACTGGTCAGCGCCTTAGAATTCATCCACAGCCGCGGGCTGGTCTACCGAGATGTGAAACCAGAGAATGTGCTGCTCTTTGGCCAAGACTGCCAGTGTGTCAAGCTGACAGACTTTGGCCTAACCCGCCCCCGGGGCACGCGGCTGAAGCTGGTATCTGGTGTTATCCCATATACAGCGCCCGAGCTGAGTGACACTGCCAACAAGGAAGGACTGCCCATCGATGCCACCCTAGACTGCTGGGCCTTTGGCGTTCTCCTCTTCTGCCTGATCACTGGCTATTTCCCCTGGGAGAAGACCCTGCCGTCAGACCCCTTCTTCGACGATTTCATAGTCTGGCAAGAGACGGGCAGCACTGAAGACCTGTCACGGCACTGGAGAAAGCTGACCATCGAAGCCATGGATATGATGAAGGAACTGCTGGCCCTGAAGCCTTCAGAGAGAGGCCCCGTCAGCAAGGCGCTCCGTCACCTGGATCACCCCTGGAGAGTGGACAACTGGAAAATCATTGAAGGCCTCTGAGACCATAAGAGGCCACTGATACCTTTCTGTATACGGGTTATGTTTATAGATCCTGCCTGACCTGAAGGGGCCTGGCTACTTTTTTTTTCACACTTTGGAAAGCTTTAAGTTTGTACAAAAGAGGCTGGTGGGACTTTTGCACTTTTCTCCTTTCAGGGGCTAAGTTTAAGGAATGTTGGAAAAGTCCAGCAGGaatgggacagtaagggaatttctaagtacctatcttacttttaattttaattgttattgTTACTGGTTACTTTACCTTGGTTAATTTGactctgtatcttcgctgtaaatgtacagtctcttctcctgtaaaccgctctgaactgttttgtggtatcgcggtatacaaaaataaagttgttattattattattttacgtCTAGTAAAAAGTTTCCACTCAGTTCTAGGGCCTTAAGATTTACTTTCCGGTAGGTCTATTTTGAAGAAATACAAGTTGCAGCATGCAATGGAGATCAGAACCAGAACTGATTCCTTTGGCTACCCTAGGATTGCCACTTCACCCTTTCCTACATTGCATGGTGGGAGACGTAGCACCTACTTAGGGGAACTACAATTCCCTGTATTCAAATGGGAACAGACAGCACTAGATCTGTCTTTTTGGGCCAACTTATGGATGACTGAGAAGCTGGCCAAATGCAGAATGTGGGACTGGAGGGGTAtggagaaggggtggggggattcCTAAACTCTTATCATAAGTGGTCGAGTGAGACTCTagagaggggagtagggttatcagatgtccagatttcgccggacatgtcctccttttgaggacatgtctgggagtccggacggcttttcaacaCCCAGCGCTTTGTTCAGGTTATGAAAAGCCTCTTCAAATCGcctcgggcagggaggaaatccacgCACGTGTGGATgccacgtgatgacatcacatgcatgcatgcgtggcacatgacatcatcacgtggcATCCGCACGTgcgcggatttcctccctgcccgataagagcaagcagtgggggcggggctagggcaggactgggggcgggattaAGGCATTACAGGGcaggaatgggtggaactgggcgggcctgggggggggcgggtctagaggtccggattttccgattggtAGTGGTTCATGCTGATGGGAGTGGCCTGGACTGCAGGAATCACAGTAGACGAATATCTATGTACTAGCCAATAAAATGGGAAAACTTTGCCTTGGTGTATTTGCTGTCCGGACTCATTGTAGGGTCTTTAGTGTTTGAGAAGTGGTCTCGGTAGGGCAGTCACAAGTTCCATCCCTAAAAGAACAAAGTCATTCAGTCCTGAGAATTCTTTATCCCCAGCTGCATCACAGAAGTTGCCGAGGGATCGCATGACAGTGCAGCCACAGATGACAAAGTCCAGTGTTCTCTGACCCCTTAAGCCCCTCCAGTcttagaggtgacaggctctgaatgacacggtgacaaaattcatcaccgttcccgtccccgcggataaccgcgggaaaccatcttcatgtcattctttaaagagagagggaagaaacagagtataattgggcacaaccactgacccgcaagctttgctttgaagaatgctggtgtagaaggaccgaggttgaaacagacactacagaatgacagtctctggtatccagagcagatattgtgatgtcataatgcctcattccaccagtgcgtaagagccaatcacatcagtgatgtcacaatggcttcattatccttggctcacataagaatcagagtatgaatggccacaaccactgacccgcaagcttttctttgaagaatgctggtgtagaaggattgaggttgaaatagacactagaaaatgacatggaa
It contains:
- the LOC117367459 gene encoding serine/threonine-protein kinase SBK2-like; the protein is MNQNSVHEVVELLQDMMVLTAQNLTRMEVADHYRVIKELGKGKYGKVTLVTHRQRGTPMALKLLPKSSTDLRNFLYEYCIALFLSAHPNIISMFGIAFESVDHYGFLYEAALQSDLISIIKPREGIPEEAAKLCTKQLVSALEFIHSRGLVYRDVKPENVLLFGQDCQCVKLTDFGLTRPRGTRLKLVSGVIPYTAPELSDTANKEGLPIDATLDCWAFGVLLFCLITGYFPWEKTLPSDPFFDDFIVWQETGSTEDLSRHWRKLTIEAMDMMKELLALKPSERGPVSKALRHLDHPWRVDNWKIIEGL